Sequence from the Leptospira noumeaensis genome:
TAGGTTACGATTAGAAAAAGCTGCATACGAATTAAAGATCACAAACTTTCCTATTATAGAAATTGCTTTGGAAGCTGGTTTTTTATCACATGAAGCATTTTCCAAAGCATTCAAACGAGTGATTGGTTCTACACCTTCTGATTTCCGAAAAAAATACCAAAAGAAAAAATCATTAACTAAATCATTTCACCAAACATTGCCAGACGGAATTTCGAAATTTGGATTTCAGAAAAAAAACATTTCTTCCTTTTTTATAGCTTTTGTTCGCCATATCGGAACTTACGAAGAACTACCCGGACCAATCCCTGGGAGTAAGGAAGTAAAACAAATCCAATCTTTGATTGATCACTGGAATTCATCTCAGTTCCATCATAAATGGATTGGGATCAGCCAAGATGATCCTGAAATTTCGCCAAAAGGAAAAATTCGATTTGATTTGGGTATTACCATTGGAACAAATCAAAAAAACCTTCCT
This genomic interval carries:
- a CDS encoding AraC family transcriptional regulator, with the protein product MPQTPNLYPVWNQLEGKLDDTIGLNQIAFFTGYSDWHFHRLFKSFQGENVKEYIRRLRLEKAAYELKITNFPIIEIALEAGFLSHEAFSKAFKRVIGSTPSDFRKKYQKKKSLTKSFHQTLPDGISKFGFQKKNISSFFIAFVRHIGTYEELPGPIPGSKEVKQIQSLIDHWNSSQFHHKWIGISQDDPEISPKGKIRFDLGITIGTNQKNLPQGFGIQTIPSGKYLQIRYEGSYQGLPKIYDWILNEYIKTTPIKLKNRPPWECYLNPFEKEDNKRITDIYIPIE